The Anomaloglossus baeobatrachus isolate aAnoBae1 chromosome 7, aAnoBae1.hap1, whole genome shotgun sequence sequence ggctctgctgcctcctgcttctgacccctgctcattatgctcatagaATATTTACTGTACcttggagctggaagcaggagcatcgcctgGGACAGCatcaccggtgacaggtgagtatccagcaatgtgtgtgcagtgacgtccaggaggtcatcggagttcccaatcaaTTCTGATGCGGTGTCATGACGGGGACTTCACggattcatcagagttcattgggaactcggatgacctcctggatttcactgcacacacacacactgcttggttgctgaatactcacctgtcaccggcaacGCTGACCCTggtgatgctcctgcttccagctccgaggtgcagtgaatattctatgagaataattaacaggggtcagaagcaggacacagcaccgctggatacaggtgaatacagaagatctttttatttcaaagacacgtgttctccggtatgcgtcacactgatcacatctgtGTGTGAGCCGTGATGCCGGTGAAAaagcggacatgtctccatgtgtgcgTGGGGTCACTTGGtttgtgtgaaaacacggacgtgtgtataactttatagaataacatgggtacctgaaacacagacgtctgaaactggccttatACTCAGCTCCCGTTCCAGTGGTGTCGGAGCTCACGTGGAGAtgtgacatcacgcgagccccGTGTCCAATGAGTGCTAGCGTCTGTCTCCCAACTTTcagaccaaacgagcaatcaacaggaagtgagttcaGCCGCATCGCTCACTTCCTGTTAACTCGTTTGGTCCAAatgcggggagacagaagccagcacTGAATGGACACGGGGCTcgcgtgacatcacaaccccatgtgagccctGGCACGACTGGAATGGTGCCGGTACGAGAGGTGTGTTtaagctttattattttacttgggggaaccgtggaatcagaaggtgttgtcctagtagtggacaacccctttaagagccgCACAAGCAAGGTCGTAGTGCACAGAGCCAGCTCGCACCGCACGTTCCTGGCCTAGTTAAATAGTCATGATGGCACTGCAGAGGTGGTTAATAACCTAAACAACGATCTGTACACTATAAAATGAATAATCCTTTGGAACTCGAGAATGGAGAGGATTATTATcaaacagtaaattgcaaaagttacTTCTTTTTACAATCACTTTGCAGTTTTACCCATTTATCAACTTGAGAACAATCATCATAAATCATCAAACAAGGCATCTCAGTGTCATAGTAAAAATGGAGTTTATTAGCGCTCAGTAAATATCTGATCCTTTGCCCTGATGACCAGTTCGTGCTCTGTGCCATGTCTGAAGAGCAGAACTCCAGTTGCCTCAACCAGTTCTCATCCAGTCATACAAGGTAACCGGTACAACGCACCCTACACACTCACAGGACCTTATAGATCACAGTCTATGGATTTCCACGTGATCCAGACATCTGATGCCAGACCTGTGGCACAATGTTGTACCCTTGGCACCATAATTGTTCATTATATAGGCTGGGATTTGAAGACGACCCAGTCTTTATCACACCGGTGTCCCGAGCCGGGCCTTTCTCTCCTCTTCAAATTTTGCTCTAGAGAAGATGCGTTTCCTCTGGAGATCCAGGAGAGGTTCGGTCACTTGTTTTCCCTCCTTCTGCATTTGGGCCAACATTATGGCTCTCAATAGAGGTGGGTACAGTACATGAGGCACAGCCTCCTGCTCGGGCAAAGGCGTATACTTCTTAAAGTCGTTCTCTTCATGCCGAGGTACAACACGCCAATCGTGGTACATGACTTTGCTTATCTCGGTCTCCTCAGTCTCTTGTTTACCTGTTTAGAGGGAAGAACGGTGAAGTCAGTGCCAGTCGGAATAATAAGATCAGACCTGAAAACAGCTATGAATGTGCATAGACTTACCTCTAAAGGTCAAGAAACCCCAAGCCTGACCGTAGTCCATATTCTATAAAGAGAAGAAAATGAGATAAATTATAAAGGCAAGTTACCATTGCTGACTTTCTAAAGTAAGTGTTTCAGTAAAGTATAACTAAACTTTTCTAAGTTTTTTGATACTTTAGAATTTCTTATCACTATGTAGTGTCAAGGTAGAGATTtttgggtaaagatagctaatggtatctccatacagggtatccagagacggtgccgtattagctatatatatcagagccgatattaatgtatcagacaattaatacatgagacatgttctccttgagccagcgtcaccaactgagctCGTGTATTGGAAGAAacccaattatacagtttgcatcaTTAACCTTGAAGCCAGAACACAGAGTTTAGGGAGGATtccactccccaatttctcccagcatGCTATAAAACACATCTCTTGCTGTGTGAATCTTCTGATAAGACTTTGCACATTTCACTTTCTGGCTTCTctatctttggttaaccccttcatgactatacagcttagaattctattatgggtctatgcgatggctacatagccagacagataattatgcaactacatctatattttgattatttacatacacagatattcttattacgtttaaacaaacaagctatagcgcaGGCCACCTCCACAGTAGTATGGCGGGGCGGGGGTGCAGGTCCTGTGATGCCCACTGATTGTTCCAACCGCAGGTCAGAAGTCTCAATGTTATGAAAAGACGGAAAAGCTACGTCTAACAGTTCAGTGGTTAATTAGCCCTGGATAGATATTGAGTGCAGATTATCCTCCTCTGAAGATCCTGGTTGGTGGGACACATCGGAAGGCACTTGGGGCAGATATAGGGTCAGCCACAATGAGGGCCAGTTGTTATATAATGAGGGTCAATGATTTCTCAGACAGGGACAATTAGACCCATCTTCCACACCGCAAGGGCCACTGGGTTTCATTGGACAAGAGTTTAAATATAGAATCTACTTGAGTGAGATTATTCCCTGTCTGTCGTCTATTGTGTGTAAGGATGGTTTCACATTAgcagtattctgccgcaatgccggatccggcacaaatgcggtacagtgcaatacagttcaaTGAAATCGCTCCAAGGTAAGGTCACATGCGGCATTACCTTACCTTGGCGCGATTGCAATGAACTGAATTgcactgtaccgcatttgtgccggatgcggcattgcggcagaataccgctaatgtgaaaccagcctaacttgtATGGGGATGTTATTAGAACCATTTGGACCATTGTCCTATAAGTTCTCAGTATTATCTCCTTGTCAGGCTAAATATTTTGGGTCATGTTATACTATAATGAATTGTGAGAgaatagaatccattttgttcttaaagAAACAATCTTGTCTTATAGCTGAGTGATGTCACGGGGTTCAGCTAGCACTtatgggtggggaagtttcacatttccgttCACACCCCTACTGCTCTAATTGGTGCATAGCTCAGagcagttatttctttgtttggaatactatataaactggtcacatgatgtaattaaTCATTAACGTTTAGTACACTACAAAgcctgtgtgctgtattgatttcctgagcgctcttaaaacaaatcttattacttTGGAGTTCCATTGGCATTGAAAGTGGATTTTACTCACAAATTGTTGTAGCCATTTGCATACTGCCATTTTGTATTTTATCAGTGTATGAGATCCCGTTGACCACTGTCATCTGTATCTCCTGATTCTAAAAGGTATCCACAATGCTGTGATAATTCTCACACACTGTATTGTATCCTTTTGATGACTGTTATTGTTCCATGTGACTATATGGGTACTTATAGAGTGTTGCATATGTTATCTTTGTGGTTTAGAGTTTGCATTGTTTTTTCACTTGTACGTacaggttttaaagggaacctgtcattactttttcggcctataagctgcggccaccaccactgggctcttatatacagcattctaacatgctgtctataagagcccaggctgctgtgtactactcacctaacagtcgcgctGCGGTGAAGTTGGGTCAGattggcgtctccgttgtccggtgccgtctttttcggccatctttctcttccttcttgtgtagctggggtgcatgacgcgtctacgacatccacactcgccggcattcaggtcctgagcaggacagatcaaagtattgtagtgcgcctgcgcaggaccggcaagtgtgtatgatgtagatgcgtcatgcaccgcggcttcagaaaaaggacgaaaatggctgaaagaggcggctcTGGTACCGGACAACAGAGATGCCCATATGGACCAACtatcacagcgcgaccgttaggggagtattataaagtgtttttatgttctcacagcggcctgggctcttatatacagcatgttagaatgctgtatataagagcccgatggtggtggccgcagcttatacaccaacaaagtggtgacaggttccctttaaataaatataagcattaaaagttacgttttagccTCACTTTTTTGCTTTTTCTATTGTTTTCAGCTGCCAGTCCTTGGGACATAAGTCGTTCCCATGCTGCaaattctttataaaaaaaaaaaaaaaaaagaagaagaagagctACGAGTCGAAACAATACTAAATACGTGATGATACAGGAGCCAACTGATCCTTCAC is a genomic window containing:
- the MRPS34 gene encoding small ribosomal subunit protein mS34 — protein: MAKKKKLGLIAEMARKIRAYRELKNRPRDSQRYALDYETMTRPFTGKRLPVLAWEDVKKEKRLFTLLSGLRSFGLGRVLTRKSWLEEYNEPCYWTITKVKVDYTAENMDYGQAWGFLTFRGKQETEETEISKVMYHDWRVVPRHEENDFKKYTPLPEQEAVPHVLYPPLLRAIMLAQMQKEGKQVTEPLLDLQRKRIFSRAKFEEERKARLGTPV